One segment of Nothobranchius furzeri strain GRZ-AD chromosome 13, NfurGRZ-RIMD1, whole genome shotgun sequence DNA contains the following:
- the LOC139062592 gene encoding myotilin-like gives MLVCEKGMHSFIIEIVTVHHAGVYECVARNRGGKSRFTMRLEVLAQEALRPPSFIQKMLNTRALEGDTVRLEWKVDASPPPQLFWKKDKDMMRLDPHRMSLYQDGSGRQCLLIERLMKSDAGWYTLSAINEGGMSTCNARLDVGSKCSPLLAYVPECWLLWRLGQLENAVSTPPP, from the exons ATGTTGGTGTGTGAGAAAGGAATGCACTCCTTCATCATAGAGATTGTCACGGTGCATCATGCTGGTGTGTACGAGTGTGTGGCCAGGAATCGCGGTGGGAAGAGCAGGTTCACCATGAGACTCGAAGTTTTAG CTCAGGAAGCTCTCCGTCCTCCCTCCTTCATCCAGAAGATGTTGAACACCAGAGCTCTAGAGGGGGACACCGTGAGGTTGGAGTGGAAGGTGGATGCATCGCCTCCCCCTCAGCTCTTCTGGAAGAAAGATAAAGACATGATGCGGCTCGACCCCCACAGGATGAG CCTGTACCAGGACGGCTCGGGTCGACAGTGCCTTCTGATTGAGAGGCTGATGAAGTCCGATGCTGGTTGGTACACGCTGTCCGCCATCAACGAAGGCGGCATGTCCACATGCAACGCCAGGCTGGATGTTGGCAGTAAGTGTTCCCCTCTCCTTGCTTATGTTCCTGAGTGCTGGTTACTGTGGAGACTGGGGCAGCTGGAGAACGCTGTGAGCACACCACCACCATGA